The following coding sequences are from one Chanos chanos chromosome 12, fChaCha1.1, whole genome shotgun sequence window:
- the tinagl1 gene encoding tubulointerstitial nephritis antigen-like has product MRLFGMVVLLLLVAEGMARGTSRTRRELSSPLHIGGIRDPYGSYCQRRGGCCPGRDDQCTVPYLDTICYCDLFCNRTVSDCCPDFWSHCLGVQPPFIGTCERNGHKFHSGATYKENCNLCTCGANGRWECEQYACLIEDDMIQAVNRGNYGWRAANYSQFWGMTLDEGLRYRLGTQRPSRATMNMNEIHMNMDDNNHLPHYFNAAEKWPGKIHDPLDQGNCAASWAFSTAAVASDRISIQSMGHMTPQLSPQNLISCDTRNQGGCAGGRIDGAWWYLRRRGVVTEECYPFSPPQQTPAEVGRCMMQSRSVGRGKRQATARCPNSHIHNNDIYQSTPPYRLSSNEKEIMKEIMDNGPVQAILEVHEDFFVYKSGIYRHTNVNYHKPQQYRKHGTHSVRIIGWGEEREYNGRTQKYWIAANSWGKNWGEEGYFRIARGANECEIEAFVIGVWGRVTMEDMHNHNHNHNHNHHHHHHHGRRK; this is encoded by the exons ATGAGGCTGTTCGGGATGGTAGTGCTCCTCCTCTTGGTGGCAGAGGGGATGGCAAGGGGGACATCCCGTACCAGGAGAGAGCTCAGTAGCCCGCTCCACATCGGGGGGATCCGGGACCCCTACGGTTCCTACTGCCAGAGAAGAGGGGGATGCTGCCCGGGACGGGACGACCAGTGTACGGTGCCTTACCTGGATACCATCTGCTACTGTGACCTGTTCTGTAATCGCACTGTGTCCGACTGCTGCCCAGATTTCTGGAGCCACTGCCTGGGTGTCCAGCCTCCTTTCATTG GTACTTGCGAAAGAAACGGCCACAAGTTCCACTCAGGGGCAACCTACAAAGAGAACTGCAATTTATG CACGTGTGGGGCAAACGGCCGTTGGGAGTGTGAGCAGTATGCCTGTCTGATAGAGGATGACATGATCCAGGCAGTCAACAGGGGGAACTATGG TTGGAGGGCTGCGAATTACAGCCAATTCTGGGGCATGACTCTGGACGAGGGTCTACGCTATCGTCTGGGTACACAGAGGCCCTCCAGAGCCACTATGAACATGAATGAGATCCAT ATGAACATGGACGACAACAATCATCTGCCGCATTATTTCAACGCAGCAGAGAAATGGCCAGGAAAAATACACGATCCCTTGGACCAGGGCAACTGTGCCGCGTCGTGGGCTTTCTCCACGGCCG CTGTGGCCTCGGACAGAATCTCGATCCAGTCGATGGGTCACATGACCCCCCAGTTATCACCCCAGAACTTGATTTCTTGTGACACTCGGAACCAAGGAGGCTGCGCTGGAGGCCGCATTGACGGAGCCTGGTGGTACCTCAGACGGCGAGG ggtCGTGACAGAGGAGTGCTACCCCTTTTCTCCCCCCCAGCAGACCCCTGCTGAGGTGGGCCGCTGTATGATGCAGAGTCGGTCAGTGGGTCGGGGGAAGAGGCAAGCGACCGCACGCTGTCCTAACTCCCACATCCACAACAACGATATCTATCAGTCCACCCCTCCCTACAGGCTGTCCTCCAAT gAAAAAGAGATCATGAAGGAGATTATGGACAACGGCCCAGTACAAG CTATTCTGGAGGTCCATGAGGATTTCTTTGTGTACAAGAGTGGGATTTACCGCCACACCAATGTCAACTACCACAAACCCCAGCAGTACCGCAAGCATGGCACACACTCCGTCAGGATCATAGG gtggggggaggagagagagtataatggaagaacacaaaaatattGG ATTGCCGCAAACTCATGGGGCAAGAACTGGGGTGAGGAAGGTTACTTCCGCATCGCCCGCGGAGCGAACGAGTGTGAGATCGAGGCTTTCGTGATTGGCGTGTGGGGAAGAGTCACCATGGAGGACAtgcacaaccacaaccacaaccacaaccacaaccatcatcatcatcatcatcacggACGACGCAAGTAG